In Psychrobacter ciconiae, the following are encoded in one genomic region:
- a CDS encoding mechanosensitive ion channel produces MNPMYAPFNGYLSGPIGSIIGAILIFVIGYLIALGISALVKNVLAKIHLNERMNSSTGKAYDLENIISKVIFWFIFIIAISGALNQLNLNAISTPFANMVNQVLAFIPNLIGAIAVGIVGWVVATVVRTAINTALAKTTIDERLSAQAGVKPMSSTVADMVYWFILLVVLTMVLGQLQLNGLFAPLTNMIDKIFSFIPNILIAGVVFVVGYIIAKVVRGIVTNLVSSFDIQALASKAGLSEQNSLPNIAGSLAFLVIIIPTIIAALNALKIEVIARPATNMLNKIMEALPNIFMAVAILVVTFYVVRMVADIIKGLINNTQLNQLPAKVGLQDMMGTQTVADLVGHAIMFFAMLFAAIAAADLLGFEPISALIGMFIAFGANIILGAIILFIGFWLANVIAGVVERSEKGSQFLANIVRVLIMGLVLAMGLRAMGIADSIVNLAFGLTLGAVAVAFALSFGLGGQEAAARFLRKMQDKMDEERTGLKVHTTRHTTTTTTMDKVADSVRENTPTMTATTSPTAASVDASDIQADTVDTRSLGNLHVDVNGGSSQSTTTPNHSHDVSDDLNHLLDDDNK; encoded by the coding sequence ATGAATCCAATGTACGCTCCGTTCAATGGTTATTTGAGCGGTCCTATCGGCTCGATTATCGGAGCCATTCTAATTTTCGTTATTGGCTATCTTATCGCCCTTGGTATTTCTGCCTTAGTCAAAAACGTATTGGCTAAAATTCATTTGAACGAGCGCATGAACTCCTCAACCGGAAAAGCTTACGATTTGGAAAATATTATTTCTAAAGTCATTTTTTGGTTTATTTTTATCATTGCCATTTCAGGGGCGCTAAATCAGCTTAATTTAAACGCCATTTCAACGCCATTTGCTAATATGGTCAATCAAGTCTTAGCTTTCATTCCAAATCTAATCGGTGCTATTGCTGTTGGTATCGTTGGCTGGGTGGTGGCAACAGTGGTCAGAACTGCCATCAATACAGCATTAGCAAAAACCACCATAGATGAACGATTGAGCGCCCAAGCCGGTGTTAAACCGATGAGCAGCACCGTTGCTGATATGGTATATTGGTTCATTTTGTTGGTCGTGCTAACCATGGTTTTAGGGCAGTTACAGCTTAATGGCTTGTTTGCACCGCTTACTAACATGATTGATAAGATTTTTAGCTTTATTCCTAATATCTTAATTGCTGGCGTCGTTTTTGTGGTGGGCTATATCATCGCAAAAGTGGTTCGCGGTATCGTGACCAATTTGGTATCCAGTTTTGACATTCAGGCGCTGGCTTCAAAGGCTGGGCTGAGTGAACAAAATAGCTTGCCAAATATTGCAGGATCGCTTGCGTTTTTAGTCATTATCATTCCAACGATTATTGCGGCGCTAAATGCCCTTAAAATCGAAGTCATCGCTCGACCAGCGACCAATATGCTCAACAAAATCATGGAAGCCTTGCCGAATATCTTTATGGCAGTGGCGATTTTGGTGGTGACATTTTATGTGGTTCGTATGGTCGCTGATATCATCAAAGGCTTAATTAATAACACCCAATTAAACCAGCTTCCTGCTAAAGTCGGGCTGCAGGATATGATGGGAACTCAAACCGTTGCTGATTTGGTCGGTCATGCCATTATGTTCTTTGCGATGCTGTTTGCAGCGATTGCGGCAGCGGACTTGTTAGGCTTTGAGCCAATTTCGGCATTGATTGGGATGTTTATTGCCTTTGGTGCAAACATTATTTTGGGTGCAATCATCCTATTTATCGGCTTTTGGCTTGCCAATGTTATTGCCGGCGTGGTTGAGCGCTCAGAAAAAGGCTCGCAGTTTTTAGCCAATATCGTTCGCGTTTTAATCATGGGACTGGTTCTTGCCATGGGACTTCGCGCGATGGGAATTGCCGATTCTATCGTGAACTTAGCCTTTGGCTTAACCTTGGGCGCGGTTGCGGTTGCATTTGCCTTATCGTTTGGTCTTGGCGGTCAGGAAGCTGCTGCAAGATTTTTACGCAAAATGCAGGATAAAATGGATGAGGAGCGCACGGGCTTAAAAGTCCATACCACGCGCCACACAACCACAACTACCACAATGGATAAAGTTGCTGATTCGGTTCGTGAGAACACGCCTACTATGACGGCGACGACTTCGCCAACGGCAGCAAGCGTTGACGCAAGCGACATCCAAGCCGATACGGTGGACACTCGCAGTCTTGGCAATCTCCATGTTGATGTCAATGGCGGGTCAAGTCAGTCAACAACGACACCAAACCACTCTCACGATGTGAGTGATGATTTAAATCATTTATTAGATGACGACAATAAATAA
- a CDS encoding addiction module antidote protein, with the protein MTKITISRFDVAEYLTDDALINAYLNELLSEGTPQDFIHALNDVARARGMNDLAQKTGIRRESLYKTLQSEKPRFDTMLKIIDAMGLQVTLTPKPNHA; encoded by the coding sequence ATGACTAAAATAACTATCAGCCGTTTTGATGTGGCGGAATATCTGACCGATGACGCCTTGATTAATGCTTATTTGAATGAGCTACTTAGCGAGGGTACGCCACAAGACTTTATCCACGCCCTAAACGATGTAGCGCGGGCGCGCGGCATGAATGACTTGGCACAAAAAACAGGAATCCGCCGCGAAAGCCTTTATAAGACCTTGCAGTCCGAAAAGCCGCGCTTTGATACCATGCTTAAGATTATTGATGCTATGGGGCTACAAGTGACCTTGACCCCAAAGCCGAACCACGCCTAG
- a CDS encoding type II toxin-antitoxin system RelE/ParE family toxin, with protein sequence MITINQTEQFSHWLHKLKDPIGKVGILTRIKRAQGGNFGDHKLLSNTGGIYEMRIFKGNGYRVYYAQEADAIYLLLIGGSKDSQQNDIDKACKLWQQVKQHEVTRHD encoded by the coding sequence ATGATAACGATTAACCAAACTGAGCAATTTAGCCACTGGCTGCATAAGCTTAAAGACCCTATCGGCAAGGTTGGCATATTGACCCGAATAAAACGCGCTCAAGGTGGCAACTTTGGTGACCATAAGCTGTTAAGCAATACTGGCGGCATTTATGAAATGCGAATATTCAAAGGCAATGGTTATCGCGTTTATTATGCTCAAGAAGCCGATGCCATCTATTTGCTATTGATTGGTGGCAGTAAAGACAGTCAGCAAAACGATATTGATAAGGCTTGCAAGCTTTGGCAGCAAGTTAAACAACATGAGGTAACGCGCCATGACTAA
- a CDS encoding SDR family NAD(P)-dependent oxidoreductase: MKRFKQSTVVIIGAESAIGQAAAVRFACEGANVVLVGHLSKVLSQTAKSLPQDNTWIHGDNYLTITCDIKDPNQITAMIQEIKQRFGTIDILINKAGFAIEEPAELSHQPNLTDNDWHHAIQTDRRSFEMLCHELLPELTRNRSTIINVLSSFNNQSAVYQDAKISIQTLTQKLALDFARHGVRVNLVYSNALVIPTKGKTALAAISPLDCPATPKAIAAAIAFLASEDAAAITGVSLPVDGGFEISDDSD, from the coding sequence ATGAAACGCTTTAAACAATCAACTGTCGTGATTATCGGTGCTGAATCTGCCATCGGTCAAGCGGCGGCGGTTCGCTTTGCTTGCGAGGGCGCAAATGTCGTACTTGTGGGACACTTATCAAAAGTACTGTCGCAAACTGCTAAATCTCTGCCGCAGGACAACACTTGGATTCACGGTGATAACTATTTGACCATCACTTGCGATATCAAAGACCCAAACCAAATCACAGCGATGATTCAAGAAATCAAGCAGCGCTTTGGAACGATTGATATTTTAATCAATAAAGCCGGATTTGCTATAGAAGAGCCGGCAGAGTTGAGCCACCAACCGAATCTTACGGATAATGATTGGCACCACGCCATCCAAACCGACCGCCGAAGCTTTGAGATGCTCTGCCATGAGCTGCTGCCTGAGCTTACTCGCAATCGCAGCACCATTATCAACGTATTATCAAGCTTTAATAACCAATCCGCGGTCTACCAAGATGCCAAAATCAGTATCCAAACGCTAACCCAAAAATTGGCATTGGATTTTGCCCGACATGGGGTTCGTGTCAATCTGGTTTATTCAAATGCTTTAGTAATTCCCACCAAAGGCAAAACCGCCCTCGCCGCTATTTCACCGCTTGACTGCCCCGCCACCCCAAAAGCCATTGCTGCGGCTATTGCCTTTTTAGCCAGCGAAGACGCCGCTGCCATAACGGGCGTAAGCTTACCCGTTGACGGCGGTTTTGAGATTAGCGATGACAGTGATTGA
- the parE gene encoding DNA topoisomerase IV subunit B, producing the protein MSQYNTQSLEVLEGLDPVRRRPGMYTDTTRPNHLAQEVIDNAVDEALAGFAKTIKVQLHEDGSLSVEDDGRGMPTDIHPEFNQSGIELILTRLHAGGKFSTSNYQVSGGLHGVGISVVNALSKRVEVTVWRDGSQFDMDFAQGVPTSILKQSVSSNKRKRGTKVRFWVDGQFFDSDKFNVKQLKHNLKAKAVLAAGLTIEFIDDIHDEKVVWQFADGMVEYLNEQLDGLDALPEPPFYYHFEAKSGARTGLRFVLSWLPEGGTPIQESYVNLIPTAQGGTHVNGLRTGILEALREFCDIHNLLPRNVKLTAEDVWDGVNYILSLSFSEPQFSGQTKERLSSREAAGAVQTLAKDGFSLWLNKHADLGTQIAELAINKAGRRLKSAKKVARKKITQGPALPGKLADCRGDLRDGAELFLVEGDSAGGSAKQARDRHFQAILPLRGKILNTWEVSSDTVLSSQEIHDIAIAIGVDPASDDLSELRYDKICILADADSDGLHIATLICALFVKHFPALVDAGHLFVAMPPLYRVDVGQSVHYALDEDELNQVLAKVPKNKKAQITRFKGLGEMSADQLRETTMNRDTRRLVQLDMDDMAATSSMMDMLLAKKRASDRKSWLEHKGNLADIV; encoded by the coding sequence TTGAGTCAATATAATACGCAGTCGCTCGAGGTTTTAGAAGGTTTAGATCCGGTTCGTCGTCGCCCCGGGATGTACACGGACACCACGCGCCCTAACCATTTGGCGCAAGAGGTCATTGATAATGCAGTCGATGAAGCGCTTGCTGGGTTTGCCAAAACCATTAAAGTTCAGCTTCATGAGGATGGCTCGCTTTCGGTTGAAGACGACGGCCGCGGTATGCCAACGGATATTCACCCTGAATTTAACCAATCCGGCATTGAGCTTATTTTGACGCGTCTTCATGCGGGCGGTAAGTTTTCAACCTCTAACTATCAAGTTTCAGGCGGTCTTCATGGCGTCGGGATTTCGGTAGTTAACGCGTTGTCAAAGCGGGTTGAGGTGACCGTTTGGCGTGATGGCAGTCAGTTTGACATGGACTTTGCCCAAGGGGTTCCAACGTCAATTTTAAAGCAATCCGTCAGCTCAAATAAACGCAAGCGTGGAACGAAGGTTCGGTTTTGGGTAGATGGTCAGTTCTTTGACTCTGACAAGTTTAATGTTAAACAGCTCAAGCATAATTTAAAAGCAAAAGCGGTGTTAGCAGCAGGGCTTACGATTGAATTTATCGATGATATTCATGATGAAAAAGTCGTTTGGCAGTTTGCTGATGGTATGGTTGAGTATTTAAACGAGCAGCTTGATGGGTTAGATGCGTTGCCTGAGCCGCCGTTTTATTATCACTTTGAAGCAAAATCTGGGGCGCGGACAGGACTTCGCTTTGTGTTGTCTTGGCTTCCTGAGGGTGGTACGCCTATTCAAGAAAGTTATGTGAACCTGATTCCGACGGCTCAAGGCGGCACTCATGTTAACGGTCTGCGAACTGGGATTTTAGAAGCGCTGCGTGAATTTTGTGACATTCATAATTTATTACCGCGAAATGTCAAATTGACGGCTGAAGATGTTTGGGATGGGGTTAATTATATTTTATCGCTGAGCTTTTCTGAGCCGCAATTTTCAGGGCAAACCAAAGAGCGCCTATCAAGCCGAGAGGCGGCAGGAGCGGTGCAGACGTTGGCGAAAGATGGGTTTAGTCTTTGGCTGAATAAACATGCGGATTTGGGGACGCAAATTGCTGAGCTTGCAATTAATAAAGCTGGTCGGCGCTTAAAATCTGCCAAAAAGGTGGCTCGCAAAAAAATTACTCAAGGTCCTGCACTTCCGGGTAAGCTTGCCGACTGCCGCGGTGATTTGCGCGATGGGGCAGAGCTGTTTTTGGTGGAGGGGGATTCGGCAGGGGGCAGCGCCAAACAAGCTCGCGATCGGCATTTTCAAGCCATTCTGCCGCTGCGGGGCAAGATTTTAAATACTTGGGAGGTGTCCTCTGATACGGTATTATCCAGCCAAGAAATTCATGATATCGCCATTGCCATCGGCGTTGATCCGGCATCCGATGACTTATCTGAGCTGCGCTATGACAAAATTTGTATCTTAGCGGATGCCGATTCGGACGGGCTACATATCGCGACCTTGATTTGCGCGCTGTTTGTGAAGCACTTTCCGGCATTGGTAGATGCGGGGCATTTATTTGTTGCCATGCCGCCGCTGTACCGTGTCGATGTGGGACAAAGCGTTCATTATGCGCTTGATGAGGATGAGCTTAATCAGGTGCTCGCAAAAGTTCCCAAAAATAAAAAAGCACAAATCACCCGATTTAAAGGTTTGGGTGAAATGAGTGCGGATCAACTCCGTGAAACAACCATGAACCGCGATACCCGCCGTCTTGTTCAGCTTGATATGGATGATATGGCAGCAACGAGCAGCATGATGGACATGCTGCTTGCCAAAAAACGTGCCAGTGACCGAAAGTCATGGCTTGAGCATAAAGGCAATTTGGCAGATATTGTTTAG
- a CDS encoding YqiA/YcfP family alpha/beta fold hydrolase yields MNIIYIHGLGSDANSTKGLQLEAYCKNFYPSAQVIRPDLNQSPDIVFDYLVSLVASHQKKAQTVLIGSSLGGYFATLVSSKTNCPALLLNPSTRPHISLQRFCDSYDINDRENRATIIHTTDGGWQISLADLDWFDGHRLSMLSDLKNITAIIKKSDELLDAKIATDFYLNHQAKVILQEGGDHQFTDFEEQLLLVMSEIQTLIVENR; encoded by the coding sequence ATGAATATTATCTACATCCACGGGCTAGGAAGTGACGCCAACTCTACCAAAGGCTTACAGCTAGAAGCTTACTGCAAAAATTTTTATCCTAGTGCTCAGGTCATTCGTCCTGATCTAAATCAATCTCCTGATATTGTTTTTGATTATTTAGTAAGCTTAGTAGCGAGTCACCAAAAAAAGGCGCAAACCGTCTTAATCGGAAGCTCTTTAGGGGGTTATTTTGCAACGCTTGTGAGCAGTAAAACGAACTGCCCTGCTTTATTATTAAATCCAAGTACCAGACCACATATTTCTTTACAAAGATTTTGCGATAGTTACGATATTAACGATCGAGAAAATCGTGCCACCATCATTCATACGACCGATGGTGGTTGGCAAATTAGTCTTGCTGATTTGGATTGGTTTGATGGTCATCGGTTATCTATGCTAAGTGACCTTAAAAACATTACCGCGATTATCAAAAAAAGTGACGAGTTATTAGATGCAAAAATTGCTACCGACTTTTATCTGAACCACCAAGCAAAGGTAATTTTACAAGAAGGCGGCGATCATCAATTCACTGATTTTGAAGAGCAGTTGCTATTGGTGATGAGCGAAATTCAAACTTTAATTGTCGAAAACAGATAA
- the thrS gene encoding threonine--tRNA ligase yields the protein MVAITLPDGTVKNFDGQTTVMEVAESIGPGLAKATIAGRVDGHLVDACDPIVADARVEIVTAKDDDGMDIIRHSCAHLLGHAVKQLYPEVKMVIGPVIDEGFYYDIYSETPFTPEHMEKIEARMVELINQNYDVIKKMTPRAEAIKIFEERGEDYKLQLINDMPGEDAFGIYYHQEYIDMCRGPHVPNTRFLKVFKLTKMSGAYWRGDAKNEQLQRIYGTAWADKKQLKAYITRIEEAEKRDHRRIGKALNLFHMQEQAPGMVFWHPNGWTIYQVLEQYMRKVQIDNGYQEIKTPQIVDRTLWEKSGHWGNYATNMFTTASESRDYAVKPMNCPCHVQVFNQGLKSYRDLPLRMAEFGSCHRNEPSGSLHGLMRVRGFTQDDAHIFCTQAQIQEEVANFIKLTLAVYDDFGFKDIEMKLSTRPEKRVGSEESWDFAEKALADALDSSGLDWEYLPGEGAFYGPKIEFSLKDCLGRVWQCGTIQVDPNMPERLDAEFVNENGDRETPIMLHRAILGSFERFLGMLIEHYAGWMPVWLAPTQVAVMNITDKQSAACLDAVETLKNAGLRAISDLRNEKIGFKIREKTLDRVPYMLVLGDKEVESGSVNVRTREGKNLGVMSIDDFIALANADIAQKGRLNQKTDEE from the coding sequence ATGGTAGCGATTACTCTACCCGATGGTACGGTGAAAAATTTTGACGGTCAAACCACGGTCATGGAAGTGGCTGAAAGTATTGGTCCTGGTCTTGCTAAGGCGACGATTGCTGGTCGGGTTGATGGTCATTTAGTCGATGCGTGCGATCCGATTGTGGCGGATGCGCGGGTTGAGATTGTGACGGCAAAAGATGATGATGGCATGGATATCATTCGCCATTCGTGTGCGCATTTACTGGGACATGCAGTCAAGCAGCTGTATCCTGAAGTTAAGATGGTCATCGGTCCTGTGATTGATGAGGGCTTTTATTATGATATTTATAGTGAGACGCCTTTTACGCCTGAACATATGGAAAAGATTGAGGCGCGGATGGTCGAGCTTATCAATCAAAATTATGATGTGATTAAAAAAATGACGCCGCGCGCTGAGGCGATCAAAATCTTTGAGGAGCGTGGCGAAGATTATAAGCTGCAGCTTATCAATGATATGCCGGGTGAGGATGCGTTTGGCATTTATTATCATCAAGAATATATTGATATGTGCCGAGGACCACACGTTCCAAACACGCGCTTTTTAAAGGTGTTCAAATTAACCAAAATGAGCGGTGCGTATTGGCGCGGCGATGCTAAAAATGAGCAGCTTCAACGGATTTATGGCACGGCTTGGGCGGATAAAAAGCAGTTAAAAGCTTATATTACCCGAATTGAGGAAGCAGAAAAACGCGACCACCGTAGAATTGGTAAAGCGCTTAATTTGTTTCATATGCAAGAGCAGGCACCGGGGATGGTGTTTTGGCATCCAAACGGCTGGACAATTTATCAGGTGCTTGAGCAATACATGCGCAAAGTTCAGATTGATAACGGCTATCAGGAAATCAAAACGCCACAAATCGTGGACAGAACGCTTTGGGAAAAATCAGGTCATTGGGGCAATTACGCGACCAATATGTTCACCACCGCAAGCGAAAGCCGTGATTATGCGGTAAAGCCGATGAACTGCCCATGTCACGTTCAGGTATTTAACCAAGGTCTAAAATCTTATCGTGATTTGCCGCTACGAATGGCAGAGTTTGGTTCATGTCACCGCAATGAGCCGTCAGGGTCGCTTCATGGTTTGATGCGTGTTCGCGGCTTTACGCAAGATGACGCGCATATTTTTTGTACGCAAGCACAAATTCAAGAAGAAGTTGCCAATTTTATTAAGTTAACTTTGGCGGTTTATGATGATTTTGGCTTTAAAGACATCGAAATGAAGCTGTCAACGCGACCTGAAAAGCGTGTTGGTAGTGAGGAGTCTTGGGACTTTGCTGAAAAAGCGCTTGCCGATGCGCTTGATAGCTCAGGGCTTGATTGGGAATATTTGCCCGGTGAAGGCGCGTTTTATGGTCCAAAAATTGAATTTAGCTTAAAAGATTGCTTGGGTCGCGTTTGGCAATGCGGAACGATTCAGGTTGACCCGAATATGCCTGAGCGCTTAGATGCTGAATTTGTCAATGAAAACGGTGATCGCGAAACACCTATTATGCTGCACCGCGCCATTTTAGGCTCGTTTGAGCGCTTTTTGGGAATGCTCATTGAGCATTATGCCGGTTGGATGCCGGTTTGGCTTGCGCCAACTCAAGTTGCGGTGATGAACATTACTGACAAACAAAGTGCTGCGTGTCTTGATGCTGTTGAAACCTTAAAAAACGCAGGACTTCGCGCTATTAGCGACTTGCGTAACGAAAAGATTGGCTTTAAGATACGAGAGAAAACATTAGATCGCGTTCCTTATATGCTAGTATTGGGGGACAAAGAGGTCGAATCTGGCAGCGTCAATGTACGAACGCGTGAAGGCAAAAATCTTGGTGTCATGAGCATTGATGATTTTATTGCCCTAGCGAACGCTGACATTGCCCAAAAAGGTCGACTAAATCAAAAAACAGATGAGGAGTAA
- the infC gene encoding translation initiation factor IF-3, which translates to MNINEDISAKEVRLVKEDGEQLGVVDIATAMKAARDENLDLVELVPDAKPPVCKIMDYKRYLYDQKQKAKEAKKNQKQTQLKEMKLRPGTEEADYQVKLKKIVSFLEDQDKVKISIRFRGREMAHQEIGRKQLERIIEDTADISNVEQPPKMEGRQMGMLLGPTKKK; encoded by the coding sequence TTGAACATCAACGAAGATATCAGTGCCAAAGAAGTCCGCTTGGTCAAAGAAGACGGCGAACAATTGGGCGTGGTCGATATTGCCACCGCAATGAAAGCGGCGCGTGATGAAAATTTGGACTTGGTCGAATTGGTTCCTGACGCAAAGCCGCCTGTTTGTAAAATCATGGATTACAAACGCTATCTTTATGACCAAAAACAAAAGGCGAAAGAGGCGAAGAAAAACCAAAAACAGACGCAGCTTAAAGAGATGAAACTGCGTCCTGGAACTGAAGAGGCGGATTATCAGGTTAAACTTAAAAAGATTGTCAGCTTTTTAGAAGACCAAGATAAAGTCAAAATCAGTATCCGCTTTCGTGGTCGTGAAATGGCGCACCAAGAGATTGGTCGCAAACAGCTTGAGCGTATCATCGAAGATACGGCGGACATCTCAAACGTTGAGCAGCCACCAAAAATGGAAGGTCGACAAATGGGAATGCTGCTTGGGCCTACTAAGAAAAAGTAA
- a CDS encoding toxic anion resistance protein encodes MAQELTPPDTAKSSAITLTPPEPVTQVETSEADQMVTLDKNKIPELDAKVAAFVNHVITNPVHSPDFQQNVQSIHNLGNKEIRESAQVSNRMLQLPAKSIDDGLFENSPIAKSLTELRGIVEDLDPSKKSLTHSRKLFGIIPFGNKVQDYFRQYESAQSHINAVVTSLYNGKDELIKDNAMIEQEKVNMWELMQSIRQYIYVGKKIDAELEAKVAGLEATDPEKARIIKEEMLFYVRQKNTDFLTQLAVNIQGYLALDTIRKNNLELIKGVDRATTTTISALRTAVVVAQAMTNQKLVLDQITALNKTTSSVIESTSAMLKRQSLAINEQATSSTIELDKLQNAFNNIYETMEMISKYKIEALDNMKQTVESLSTEVDKAQKYLDKANQTTVLEVSKELETSRITDESNSIQI; translated from the coding sequence ATGGCGCAAGAATTGACCCCTCCTGATACGGCAAAATCCTCAGCAATCACCCTTACGCCGCCTGAGCCGGTTACTCAAGTTGAAACTAGTGAAGCCGATCAAATGGTGACGCTTGATAAAAATAAAATCCCTGAGCTTGACGCTAAGGTGGCGGCATTCGTCAATCATGTGATTACCAATCCAGTTCATAGCCCTGACTTTCAGCAAAATGTGCAATCGATTCACAATTTAGGCAACAAAGAAATTCGCGAGTCGGCGCAAGTGTCTAATCGCATGCTGCAATTGCCCGCCAAAAGTATCGATGATGGCTTGTTTGAAAACTCCCCTATTGCCAAATCTCTGACCGAGCTTCGCGGTATCGTTGAGGATTTAGACCCAAGTAAAAAGTCGCTCACCCACTCGCGAAAGCTGTTTGGCATCATTCCTTTTGGCAATAAAGTTCAGGATTATTTTCGCCAATATGAGTCCGCGCAGTCGCACATTAATGCGGTGGTCACCAGTCTTTATAACGGCAAAGATGAGCTGATTAAAGACAACGCGATGATTGAGCAAGAAAAAGTCAATATGTGGGAGCTGATGCAGTCGATTCGGCAATACATTTACGTTGGTAAAAAAATTGATGCCGAACTAGAGGCTAAGGTGGCAGGATTGGAAGCTACTGATCCTGAAAAAGCGCGGATTATTAAAGAAGAGATGCTGTTTTATGTTCGCCAAAAAAACACCGATTTTTTGACGCAATTGGCAGTCAACATTCAAGGTTATTTGGCACTGGATACCATCCGTAAAAATAACTTAGAACTGATTAAAGGCGTTGACCGCGCCACGACCACGACCATTTCTGCGCTGAGAACGGCTGTGGTAGTGGCACAAGCCATGACCAATCAAAAACTGGTTCTTGATCAAATCACGGCGCTTAATAAAACAACGAGCAGCGTGATTGAATCGACCTCAGCAATGCTTAAACGTCAATCGCTTGCCATCAATGAGCAAGCCACCAGTAGTACCATTGAGCTTGATAAACTGCAAAATGCCTTTAACAATATTTATGAGACGATGGAAATGATCAGCAAATATAAAATTGAGGCACTAGACAACATGAAGCAGACGGTTGAAAGCTTGAGCACTGAGGTTGATAAAGCGCAAAAATACCTTGATAAAGCGAATCAAACGACAGTGCTTGAGGTGTCAAAAGAGCTTGAGACCTCAAGAATCACCGATGAGAGCAACTCCATCCAAATTTAA